TATATGAGCAAGTTTTGTGCACTTATAAGACATTTTAACTATTGTTAAATTCTTCACAAACCAATACTTTCAAAAAACCTAGTAAGACATACAGACGTTTATTAGATATATAACAACTAAAAATTAAAATAATGAAAATTTCAAATGTATTAAGTGTAGCAGTACTAATGGCTGCAATGTTTGTAGGAACAACATCTTTTGCTCAAGACAAAATGATGAAAGAAGAAACTAAAATGGTTGGTGGTGCAGCAATGTACCCAAGCAAGAACATTGTAGAGAATGCTGTAAACTCTAAAGATCACACAACTTTAGTTGCTGCTGTAAAAGCTGCAGGTTTGGTTGAGACTTTAGCTAGTGAAGGTCCTTTTACAGTTTTTGCTCCAGTAAATGCAGCTTTTGACAAGTTACCAGAAGGAACTGTTGAAACTTTACTTATGGAAGAAAATAAAGCTCAATTACAAGGTGTTTTAACTTACCACGTTGTAGCTGGTAAAGTAAATGCTAGTGATTTAGTAAAAATGATTAAGAAAGATGGTGGAAAACATACAATGAAAACTGTACAAGGTGGTACTTTAACTGCAATGTTAGATGGTGCTCAAGTTAAAGTAATGGATGCTTCAGGAAATGCAGCAACTGTAACTATTGCAGATGTTAACCAAAGTAATGGTGTAATTCATGTAATAGACACTGTATTATTACCAAGCACAAAATAAAAGACCACATCTT
This region of Croceibacter atlanticus HTCC2559 genomic DNA includes:
- a CDS encoding fasciclin domain-containing protein, with the protein product MKISNVLSVAVLMAAMFVGTTSFAQDKMMKEETKMVGGAAMYPSKNIVENAVNSKDHTTLVAAVKAAGLVETLASEGPFTVFAPVNAAFDKLPEGTVETLLMEENKAQLQGVLTYHVVAGKVNASDLVKMIKKDGGKHTMKTVQGGTLTAMLDGAQVKVMDASGNAATVTIADVNQSNGVIHVIDTVLLPSTK